In Euphorbia lathyris chromosome 2, ddEupLath1.1, whole genome shotgun sequence, the sequence AAGTCTAACGACTTGTAAAGTTATGAAActataaattttgtttttgtatGTTTTCCTAAAATTAACTATTAGCAAATTTCATTTTTGAACtattagtatattttcttttcagTAAACTACATATTAAAAAGTAGAGCTGGTAAATGCTTTCAGATTCTTTGAAACAGAACAAAATGTAGAACGTAATCTATTGTtgatgaagaaaaagaaattcgAAAATGCCGTTGAGGATGTATTTTCTTGCAATTAACAGAATACAAGAGGAAAAAAGATGAGATCATCTGATATAGGCAAGGCAAGAGGCATAGACTTGAAGACTCCTCATTCATCCCTTCGATCATGTACAAGAGATGTTGAACTCTTATACTGCTTCACAACAAGGACAGATGCTGAAGTTGTAAAATCATGACTTGTCAGGAGGTTTCCAGCATGTCCTAATTCAGGACACTCAATATTAACTGCCAATGCCGCGGCCGCCGGTCCCATCGGCATTTGACCTACCAGGAATAGATTGCATCTGCTTACTTCCTTCACTGCTTCAACAATTTCTTGATAACTATTTACTAGTCTATTCTCAAACTTTACTGATTTTTCATCTGACTTTTTCTTCAACTCAACTAAAAACCTTATATCAGATTCTGTTGAAGTGTATGATTCCTCTGTTATATCAAGTTTCACTTCTTGTCCTACTATCTGTGTGCCTGCTGTGAAGTGAATTACAGTTAAACTGATTCCAGGATGCTCTGCCATCCTCCAACCATAAGCAAGTGCTTCGCGATCATCCTTGCCACCAAAGAATAAAACTGATATACTAGAGGAAACGTTGCTTGCAGCTACATGTGCACCTCCACCAAGCCCGCGATCCACTAAAATCCCAACCGAGCAGTTAGCTTCTTCAAGAACTCTCTTATTGACTCCGCGGAATTCAGTTCGAGTCGTTTCCAATGAACCATCCAACCTTTGATGTTTGTGGAATGGAAGGATTATCATTGCAACCCTTTTCCTTTCAGCCATGGTGCAGATGTCCTCGTGCATGTTATGCATTGCTGAGATTGCTGTCATGGGACGGATTACCACATGGCTTAGCTGCCTGAAAGCCTCAAAAGCGACAACCACTTGATTGGACTCGGACTGCTGCAACTTATTCCAAAAGGGAAGTCCATTCTTTCTTGCCTTGTGGACCATAAGGATTGAAGATGTTCTCTCGGAGAGCTCCATTAGGTGTAGAGCATAAACACCGAGTCCTTGCCTCTTTTCTGTACCGCGCGAAGCCTCGATGACATTGATCATTGTGGGGATGTTCCTGTGACTATGGAAACATGTAAGAATTCGAAGCTGACTATTCCTGTCTTTTCGTTCGATTGTTCTGAACTTGTAATCGCCTTTCAATGCTTTTTTAGCCGGTTTGTATATTGCTACCACTATAGGTGTGGTAATGAATGTTGTGAAGATAGCCATCAGAACGCAGATCGCAAAGGTTTGATCGTTTAGAACCTGTCAAAATATCAGATGTTGATAACTATAATCATATGGAATTAATAAGAAAATTGACAAAGAATCTCAATGGAATTTACCTTTCTATCTTTACCAATGTTGAGCACAATCAGCTCCACCAAGCCTTTAGTattcatcaggaatcccagagTTAGAGCTTCCCGAAACGGGACCCTGCAAAAGAGGGAGACACCAACCGTGCCTACAATCTTCCCGAAGCAGGCTGTAGTTATGATTAAAACTAGTAGCCCCCATGATTGAGCCCCTTGAATAGTGGCTATGTTGGTCTTGAGTCCGCTAGAAACGAAGTACAATGGAAGGAGAAGACCGGATACAAGATCTTGAACCTTTTCAACAAGAGCACCAGCAAAGGGTCCTTCCTTTGGCATTAGAACTCCAACAACAAAAGCACCAAAGAGGGCATGAATTCCAATTGCATCAGTGCAAAATCCTGCTGCCAAAACCGTGCCTAATGTGGCACAGACATACATCTCATTCACTGGTTCGCCTTCAGGACAACGACGAGCCATCCATTTGAATACAGGAGGGATAATAACAGAACAACAGATAATAAAACCGGATCCAGATAAAAGCACCCATAAAGATGTGAGAGGAGAATGTCCTGAACCGGAAAGAGCAATGGCAAGAGCAAGTAAAATCCATGCTGCTATATCATTTACAGCTGCTGCTGACATTGCAATCCGACCAACATCGGTGGTTAGAAGCTTAAGTTCGGCCAAAATACGAGCCAAGACAGGGAAAGCAGTAATAGAAAGTGCGACCCCCATGAATACCAGAAACGGAGCTAACTTTACACCTTGAGAGATAGTGTTCTGAAGAACATATGATACTCCAATTCCTATTGCAAAGGGCAAGCTGATTCCCATGAGAGCTATGCCTAAAGCCTTTGTTCCTGTACGACGAAGGGACTTTAGATCTAATTCGAGGCCTACcaggaagaggaagaacaggAGACCAAGATTGGCTAAAGTATCCAAAACTGTGAGGCTTTTGGCAGGGAAGATCATATTCAAATATGTTATGTTCCTTCCCAGAGCTGATGGTCCCAGCAGTATGCCACCCTGTTCAAACATTTATGTCAGAATTctataatatatagataaataaaaatatcatcATGATAGCAACGAGTTTTAAGCAATGCATATCAATTTTCAATTGTCTGCCGAGAAATGAAGCACTCAGCAATTTCTGGGCAGCATGGTGACTGGTATTGTAGAAATTTTGAacatcaaatcaaattttaCATACATACTATGGCTACTAGAAGTTAAAGAAATGTTTAATGTTGAACAGGTTCTGGGAGAAAAGATGGCACTAAAAGTGGATGGTTGTAGAGCAGTGGTCACTTTCTTTGAACTCCCAagatttatgtattttattcattattcaaAGGAAATTGAAATATGTGTGACATCCATCCTAATAATGCGTAAGAATCCTAAAGctaaaattaatcaattttaataagaTTAAGAAAAGAAGCTTGAATTCCATACATTATTTTTCGATGTCATGCTATGAAAGCAATGGAAGTGCATCATCAGTTGAGGCATTATCCGATTGATTAAAGAGAGAGGAAGAACATACAATAATCTCAGCGATGACACGAGGTTGTCTCAAGGGCTTGAGAAGAAAAGCAAGAAGACGAGTAAGCAGAAGCACAAGTAGAATCTGAAGAATGGCAAGAGGAAGTGCATAGTCCAATGGATTATCACCCTGAAAAACACCATTTGATGTTGCTTTCATGGCTTTTGGGCACGATACTGCCGTTGCcatttttctccttcttcttcttccaattCTCTCAGATTACCATTGTAATTTATTTGTGGGTTTAGCATCGCTTATTTATATGTTCCACCAAATCCTAATTCTTGTTACATTAcgatttatatattatatgacCTACTTATTATTGGATTATAATcctataatttaaatatttcctACTTCTATTAGAGTTAGGACTCTATAATCACttcaattaatatatttaatatatgagAAGGGAAAGAACGTGACACTCAAGACCAAATCCACATTATATTCGTattcgtatatatatatatatatatatatttgggtTAGGGATGGATCGAGCGAGTTATAATAGGTATTAAGGTATTTTACTTTGATATGGGCTGTAATGGGTTGAGCAGTTAATTGGGTcgaattactatatatataatatggcTTCTTACCTcaatatcataattaattataaaattgcaATATATACCATGGacttcatatattaatattataattaattataaaattgcaactaaatcatattatcaaatttaattctcaaaatatcactattttttatatataataaataaaatatgttttaacaccttaatttaaaaattctaaaccccaattcataaatcctaagCTCTATGACAATatttacttcaaaaaaaaaaaaaaaactctagaCAATATATTCTAGACACCTTAATTTATAGAatcaatctttaaaatatattaaaaattataattttattagtttgatataattgtagatagtttttTACAAGTGAATTTGTATGTAAATTTTTCTTATATAAACGGAAATTTTTTactaacttttttattttttttattttatatttttaagaaaagaGAATAGGAAGAGGAAAAAgaggaagagagaaaagaaaagaaatatattttttttcttttaacatATCAACTCTCAGATACACGATACTAATACACTAATAGTAGAGGGTCAGATCAAGGGCTCGCGAGCTCGGAAAAAAAAGTCAAATGAACCAAGTCCTACTTAGAAGGAACGATTAGAGATGTCTTAATTTTACCAAGGAGAAAGCCTAATtgatcattttaatttttaattttattaaattcagTTACGGATTTTAAATTATttgtataattatttattaaatgatTATTTAGTACATTTGATATAGTTAGTGATATCATGCGAAAATAAACTTGTCATATGGCACCCACGAAACCCGAACCAGCGCATAGGAAAGATAACATGTGACGTCACCATGACAGAACTAGTAAATACAACTTCATATTGAAGACCTTGGCTCGGAAGTCTCAAAAGACCCAGTTAAAGTTCCATCTATTACAACAATCACGTTCGATCTTGTGAATGATGGACCTAATGGGCTTAAGGATATCAAATCTTGATATACGAGCGTATATTCACTTATCACCATATGAACATAGCGTATCCCACTCCTAAACTCATAAATGTCTTCTACAGCTCAaccaaaatataaatatagtaTGCACATCTTAAGGTACAATACTTCATTCATTCATTAAGCTTACGTCTTAGCTTTGATTTACTGTTGTGTTCATCCTCAAGTCTCACATcaaactgacttaggcatcggagcgaGTTAGTCGGAAAATGGCCCCCTTTGACCTTGTTTCTATCCAATTGCAGGTTTCAAGTGGAGTTTCAAAATTTAACCACATgaaattggtgcggtgagcgtggaacaAACACAATAATAGGTCGCTTAAGTAGTTCCATCCAACTTCCATCCTCCAATACACTCCCAACATCTAGAGTCCAGATTGTGATGCAAGAAGAAGCACGACGACAGTTTCAGGCTAATCACAACCTGGCTCTAGAAATGGTGAAGGACACTGAGGCCCTAGATGGCCAACAACAAAGGCTCTTAGGCACAATCTCCTAACGACAAGTTGCTGTAAGGCTGGGTACTCCAATTTCTACAGGGACAAAAGCTTCAACTCTGTACGTTGAAGAAAAAGGTGTTGCCCCTATGGCTACTCTTGAggtggttctgtatgcccataagaCATGTTGGAGTTGCTCCACCCAAGATCCTCTAGCTTTCcataatctcttttttagaCCATGAACAATTTTTCGGTTTGTGACTTCAGTCatcccattagcttgtggatgGGCAACTGAAGTAAACTAAAGCTTGATGCATGGGCTCTCACAATACGACCGAAAGATGTTACTGTCAAACTGTTTTCAATTATCAGTGATAATCGTATGTGGAGTTCCAAATCGGCAAATGATCATCTTGTCCATAAAAGAGATAATTTGCGCTGAAGTAATAGTTGCAACTGCTTTAGCTTCCAATTGGAAAAATGATCCACAACCACAATTAaaaatttcttttatcctttcgATGTTGGAAAGGAACCTATGATATCAATCCTCCAGTTTGCGAATGTCCAGGCTCAATTACTCTTATAGCGGCCGCTAGTGATTGAACAATAGGGGCAAAATATTGGCAAACCGAACATTTCTGCACAAATTTAGTTGTGTCCTTGGCCATTTTTGGCAAGTAGAAACATTGTAGCTGTGATTTTTAGCTAAAGAATCTCTGCCCTCGTGAGCTCCATACAGCCCTTCATGAATTTCATGTAAAATCAACTTCCCTTCTTCAAATCCAACACATTTCAAACAAGGTCTATCAAAAGATCTTGGGTATAAAATGCCTTCGATTATTGAATATCTTCCGGCCTTTCGCAAGAATTTTATCTGTTCATTTTTCTCTTCAGGaagagtgttggtcccttgtgtcacaagaattagttccaaggggggggggggggttaaggaactatttaaaatttttcttCTTAAGGCTGACTTATTTCTGTTATCACTTAAGATTTTTCACTTAATTCTTATCATAGTGATATTGAGTGAGGTCAGAGGCAGCTTTAGTTGATCAATGACTAAGGCTGCTTCTTacgttgagtcaggaaatagcacttggcagtctattcctgagctcatcACCAATTCACAGAACTCAGTGTTAGTTCAGTTAAGCATTTACTAGACAGAATAAAAAGCAAGCagataaaggagtttaagggatAGAAAAGGTTACTGAGcagttttatcctggttcggcctcttgcctacatccagtcctcgGAATCCtaccgagctttaatccactactgagctcttttgggtagagcacaaaccccttACAATAGTCAACGAGTATACAGAGCACCTTCCTTTATATCCTATACTCAACACTATCTACCTCTGGCTACTAAATACCGAGCAACTCAGAGTCTCCTAACAGTTTTAGAATTGATAAGGTTTTTGTTCTaataacaaagaacactttgaGTGATCTAAAAACTAatcttttacacaagaataagaatttgtgtaagattgctttgcttcgcTTTTGCATAGAACTTCAAGGAAGAATTTGGTCAGTGTTTCGACTTGTTAAAGAACtacatcgattgaagcaaatgagaggcctatttatagtgacacttgagccatcggtcatttcaaatttcaaaataaccgtttgAGGGAAACAGCTATGATGTCCCTTTCGTTCCTCAGTGCTCAACGTCGCGGACAATGAGAACTTAGTCTTTTCTGTCTTGTTCAGTGCTTCAGTTGCTTTTGATCAGTAAGCGTCAGGttgtctctccattttcgaTAAAGATTCCTCGATAGCTTCCCTGTTGCGTCTGATCCTTTCCTCATTTGGATTAGCTTTGTCTCCAACTTTATTGAGTCAACTCTTGCTTTGTCTGTtgaactcagcagcttcgttgtGAAGGAGATAACCagtcttctggatccttcttcttGCTGCGCTGAGTTGATTCACAAGCCTTGATCCATTTTGACTTAGCTTGGGCCTTGaccttccgtattgggctttgggctttatcttaatgtctttaATACTTGTCCATTTAAATACTCAAAACAAtacttgaacaaacacattagtaccaAATAAATCaaatcacttaaatttaatgtgttggaatttttatcttagggatttaattctattttaaataattttgtcaaatcaaaatcattgtggaaatgtgttttaACAAAGAGTACCTGTAGTAAGAGAAGAAAAATGGGGAAAACACATTCTTTTGTTAAGTCAATTACTAAGACCTCCTCTTGATTGATACTGGCCAGAGGAATTCGCTCAATGCGATAAGTACATAAACGAGACCCATTTAGGGTCGAAGCTAGTTTTGCCAAGTGATCATCCTCCTCATTCTCCTCCCTTGGGATTCGCTGAATTTCTAGGCTTCGGCCTTCGGACTTCCCTTATTGCAAGAATGTTTTGACCATGGTCAAATATTTCTTTGTTACTTCAGTacgatcatcaaaattttcagtCAATTGATAGACCACGAGCTAGGAGTCACTCATTAAAATAGCTTTGTCCGACTTTATGATGTTAAGGATTTGGAGTCCTTGCAACAATGCTTCATATTCGGTGACATTATTGGATGCAACAAAGTCTAAAGTTGTCGCATACCGAAGTTTGATTGCATTGGGTCgttgcacaaaaactccaatGTCTGCCCCATCCTTCTTTGAGCTGCCGTCAATGAAATTTTCCCAAATTTCTAAAATCTTCGGGATAAGACCCTTCTCCTTCGAAATTTCAATTAAGAAATCAGCTAAGGTTTGTGCCTCAAATGCCTTCCAGGGCTCGAACCGGATGTCAAGCTATGTTAACTTCAAAGCCCATTCAACAATTATCCCTGATGTTTCAGGCCTCTATAGGATCTTCTTTAAAGGCATATCAATTCTGACCACAATAGAATTGCTCTGAAAATAATGTCTTAACTTATGTGCAGTGACAAACCACATCAAAAGCCAGCTTTTCAAGCTTCGGATATCTGACCTCTGCATCCCTTAAAACTCTACTAATATAATACACAGGAAATTGCTCAGTTATGTCCTCCCGAATTAAGACCATGCCAATTGAATCTTCGGATACACTTACATACAAATACTGTGTTTCGCCAGGAAAAGGCTGACTAAGTAATTGAGGTGAAGCAAGAAAGCTCATTAATTGCTTGAAGTATGTTTGGCATTTAGCCATCCAGTCAAAGTTTTTTACCCTTTTCAGGCTCTTGTAGAaagtgtaggaaaatagacaagcctaggcatagcggaataataaatttttatctattttacctatttcccttttccaagatctgttaattgttatttcatataaagagggatagaaagtaatactttactgatgaactatctaccattgcaaacgaagtgcccaaaacttgttattatcaactcgtgaaccacgaacgtttgattcaacacaaaacaaaagataatcagtaatcaaccttcaatgaatagcaatcgcaatgattgcctctaacagaaatcgatacgagatcaaagagagagtaagaaattaAAGTAATTAGCCGAGACAACGACGGAACGATTCCTTGCTCTCCTCAATAGGGTTGACCGAAATCTGGGgttagggggtctatttatagactcctcaaaaccctaatcccagttgtgttaggaatttaattaattggaatcttattctaaataggattcctaattagataattaaataaacactttaatattatctaaacaataactaattatatttagataattattattaatcaaattaataatcaattaatgttagggataattaattagagttccaatcacataaaaacttctaattaatattatcagataatcttttaatttaatccataattataatcaaattataattattaatcaaattaatttatcccctaatatatatatatatatatatatatatatatatatatatatatatatacacatatatatatatataaatttcggcccatatagtGTGTCtttactaattacattttcatcctccgattccaagtcccatatgcgacccattaggttctttattgccactagccgtatatatcctttgaaattattcatcacgattaattccaacatgtatataacggaataccgtcgcgagctgttactagcagaacctatgatattcccccagagcaattaagaagtcaggttgataactgacgttaacctttctgtattagatacagtataatacgatccttcatcaactatatcctgtcggtcaattccttataaccatggaatgtgtcaaggttacatataatgaagagtccggttttacttgtacaggttgaatttactctgaaaagataagttaaggaaatgttcatttctactcttaactgtatcaccttgcaaggatttcagtcaattcaccacaagcggccatttggttatatctcccacttatcgggagtgacgaatgctcaatctgacattaaccattctACAATCACTTTGcatgatacccaaccctgctctcacacaccctaggctctcacctattggatcgtgctcgcacagaatcaaagtaccagactccataatccagaattactaattaacgaatgtttgagtctgaggattagttatacctactaacaccaatgagatgaatagttaacacattagataaatcaatccattctgttatctcaagtcgggtcccaatcctaatgaactccttcaccggatccatgtaactgtctagatatccggatatctaaagcttgtgagatcagctttctgtctcgacagaaaacactgttacatgcaagtctcaacagtaatatgccaacctttataacatattacttgacttgggtttactttaagtttattggtctattataaagtacagtctcacttcatgcttgtatgaacactttataactacttaaataaacttagggttactttctttatgaaagattattatcgttatatatagttacattttaatgctatatatctgattaaacaaatgatcaaataaacaatttattcattaatattaatatcccaaaacaattgtctttaggacactaaactccaacattctcccgcttggactaaagccagttgttcctgaaactaataccagaagaactaagatgtctatcgtgagctctttgtggtaatggcttggtcaacggatctgcaacgttgtcctcagtgggcaccttttctattctcacatctcctctggctatgatctccctaatgagatgatatcgtttgagataatgtttggatgcattatgagaccgtggttcctttgcttgtgcaatggctccattgttatcatagtacagagtaatgggattcacaatgccAGGCACCACTtctagttctgttatgaacttcctaatccaaacagcctcctttgccgcttctgcagctgtgatgtactctgattcagttgacgagaaagcaacgcttccttgcttggaactcttccaaataactgaacctccattcaggatgaactggtatcctgattgggatctataatcattttcataagtcagatgactagcatctgaatatccttcaattttcaattctccttgtccatatatgaggaacatgtctttagttcttctaagatacttaagaatgttcttgacagcaatccagtgatcGAATCCTAgattcccttgatatcggctcgtcatactcaatgcgaacgccacattaggtctagtgcaaagcatagcatacatgatcgaaccaaccgcgCTGGAGTAAAAAATTACAGCCATGTGATTCTTGTCactgtccgttttaggacattgaccattagataac encodes:
- the LOC136220593 gene encoding cation/H(+) antiporter 18-like isoform X2; the encoded protein is MPQLMMHFHCFHSMTSKNNGGILLGPSALGRNITYLNMIFPAKSLTVLDTLANLGLLFFLFLVGLELDLKSLRRTGTKALGIALMGISLPFAIGIGVSYVLQNTISQGVKLAPFLVFMGVALSITAFPVLARILAELKLLTTDVGRIAMSAAAVNDIAAWILLALAIALSGSGHSPLTSLWVLLSGSGFIICCSVIIPPVFKWMARRCPEGEPVNEMYVCATLGTVLAAGFCTDAIGIHALFGAFVVGVLMPKEGPFAGALVEKVQDLVSGLLLPLYFVSSGLKTNIATIQGAQSWGLLVLIITTACFGKIVGTVGVSLFCRVPFREALTLGFLMNTKGLVELIVLNIGKDRKVLNDQTFAICVLMAIFTTFITTPIVVAIYKPAKKALKGDYKFRTIERKDRNSQLRILTCFHSHRNIPTMINVIEASRGTEKRQGLGVYALHLMELSERTSSILMVHKARKNGLPFWNKLQQSESNQVVVAFEAFRQLSHVVIRPMTAISAMHNMHEDICTMAERKRVAMIILPFHKHQRLDGSLETTRTEFRGVNKRVLEEANCSVGILVDRGLGGGAHVAASNVSSSISVLFFGGKDDREALAYGWRMAEHPGISLTVIHFTAGTQIVGQEVKLDITEESYTSTESDIRFLVELKKKSDEKSVKFENRLVNSYQEIVEAVKEVSRCNLFLVGQMPMGPAAAALAVNIECPELGHAGNLLTSHDFTTSASVLVVKQYKSSTSLVHDRRDE
- the LOC136220593 gene encoding cation/H(+) antiporter 18-like isoform X1, whose protein sequence is MATAVSCPKAMKATSNGVFQGDNPLDYALPLAILQILLVLLLTRLLAFLLKPLRQPRVIAEIIGGILLGPSALGRNITYLNMIFPAKSLTVLDTLANLGLLFFLFLVGLELDLKSLRRTGTKALGIALMGISLPFAIGIGVSYVLQNTISQGVKLAPFLVFMGVALSITAFPVLARILAELKLLTTDVGRIAMSAAAVNDIAAWILLALAIALSGSGHSPLTSLWVLLSGSGFIICCSVIIPPVFKWMARRCPEGEPVNEMYVCATLGTVLAAGFCTDAIGIHALFGAFVVGVLMPKEGPFAGALVEKVQDLVSGLLLPLYFVSSGLKTNIATIQGAQSWGLLVLIITTACFGKIVGTVGVSLFCRVPFREALTLGFLMNTKGLVELIVLNIGKDRKVLNDQTFAICVLMAIFTTFITTPIVVAIYKPAKKALKGDYKFRTIERKDRNSQLRILTCFHSHRNIPTMINVIEASRGTEKRQGLGVYALHLMELSERTSSILMVHKARKNGLPFWNKLQQSESNQVVVAFEAFRQLSHVVIRPMTAISAMHNMHEDICTMAERKRVAMIILPFHKHQRLDGSLETTRTEFRGVNKRVLEEANCSVGILVDRGLGGGAHVAASNVSSSISVLFFGGKDDREALAYGWRMAEHPGISLTVIHFTAGTQIVGQEVKLDITEESYTSTESDIRFLVELKKKSDEKSVKFENRLVNSYQEIVEAVKEVSRCNLFLVGQMPMGPAAAALAVNIECPELGHAGNLLTSHDFTTSASVLVVKQYKSSTSLVHDRRDE